The following proteins come from a genomic window of Acinetobacter baumannii:
- the rlmH gene encoding 23S rRNA (pseudouridine(1915)-N(3))-methyltransferase RlmH has translation MKIRILTIGQKMPAWVLTGFEDYFKRIQPFVQTQVIELPMAKRGKNDSEADILKYCQIEGESILNALKPNETLIALEVGGRELSTEKLADTMKQWMLEGNDVALAIGGPDGLSDQVRKAAAWHWSLSKLTMPHPLVRILLIEQLYRAMSINHNHPYHRA, from the coding sequence ATGAAAATTCGTATTCTGACCATTGGTCAAAAAATGCCTGCTTGGGTACTTACTGGTTTTGAAGATTATTTCAAACGCATCCAGCCTTTTGTTCAAACTCAGGTTATTGAACTCCCAATGGCAAAACGCGGTAAAAATGATTCAGAAGCAGATATTTTAAAATACTGCCAAATCGAGGGTGAAAGTATTTTAAATGCCTTAAAACCTAATGAGACCCTTATTGCTTTAGAAGTTGGCGGACGCGAGCTCAGCACAGAAAAACTAGCAGACACCATGAAACAATGGATGCTTGAAGGTAATGATGTGGCACTCGCTATTGGTGGCCCAGATGGCTTGTCAGATCAGGTACGTAAAGCCGCTGCTTGGCACTGGTCACTTTCAAAACTTACCATGCCGCACCCTTTAGTACGTATTTTATTAATCGAGCAACTTTACCGAGCGATGAGTATTAATCATAACCATCCTTACCACCGTGCATAA
- a CDS encoding dioxygenase family protein, with protein MELQTLPGLFISHGSPMLALDPEQVGPALHRLSVNLPTPKAIIVMSAHWESKALEVSSSTRPETWHDFRGFPPELYEIRYTAPGQPELAEEILKLLADAHFVAHANSTRPRDHGVWMPLLHMYPDADIPVVEISLPMGLTAQEIYRIGQTLALLREKQILLIGSGSITHNLAELSWQGDNSKVPEWASTFRNTVVSKLSHQDYDGVLEWQTLPFVKRNHPSLEHFAPLFFAMGTGHRFTIVHSSFTMGSLGMDIYRFD; from the coding sequence ATGGAACTACAAACCCTTCCCGGACTGTTTATTTCACATGGTTCGCCCATGCTTGCACTTGATCCAGAACAAGTGGGTCCTGCCTTACATCGTCTTAGTGTAAATCTGCCTACTCCAAAGGCAATCATAGTGATGTCTGCTCACTGGGAAAGTAAGGCACTCGAAGTAAGTAGTTCGACTCGTCCGGAAACATGGCATGACTTCCGTGGTTTCCCGCCAGAGTTGTATGAAATTCGCTATACTGCCCCCGGTCAACCCGAGCTTGCAGAAGAAATTTTGAAGTTGTTAGCAGATGCTCATTTTGTCGCACATGCCAATAGCACTCGTCCTCGTGACCACGGCGTATGGATGCCTCTTTTACATATGTATCCAGATGCAGACATTCCTGTCGTTGAAATTTCTTTACCTATGGGCTTAACTGCACAGGAAATTTATCGGATTGGCCAAACGCTGGCACTTTTACGTGAAAAACAAATTTTACTGATCGGTTCTGGAAGTATTACCCATAATCTTGCTGAACTGTCTTGGCAAGGTGACAATTCGAAAGTACCTGAATGGGCTTCAACTTTTAGAAATACAGTGGTCAGTAAGCTGAGTCATCAAGACTATGATGGTGTACTGGAGTGGCAAACCCTGCCGTTTGTGAAACGTAATCATCCTTCACTTGAGCATTTTGCACCTTTGTTTTTCGCTATGGGTACGGGACATCGTTTTACGATTGTTCATAGTAGCTTCACAATGGGCTCACTAGGTATGGATATATATCGTTTTGATTAA
- a CDS encoding META and DUF4377 domain-containing protein — protein sequence MKIKYLILALLPFSLMACQTVSNTQAPIVSEQQQNLATTLSEYAWTYQNVKASKPLILNFNADGKLAINTGCNGQGGTWKVEGNQLVTSPLASTMMACQDDLMKQEQLSNSIFSEAKLPIEISNNNGQVILSVTDKAGQKHIFQGEKATNTQALTDYSWSYQPENTKKPIVLNFTNDRLSIDTGCNRQGTTWKVENNTIVTTDVMSTMMACEPALMKQEQFSSSLFQKRAIPFELNTTNVDQPTLTVADAQGQKYTFTGKMTPEAKYQSEGKTVFLEVAPETKSCTGVAPQTCLQVREVKYDDKGVKTYADKNWSLYYGQIEGFEHNPNQRVILRVKRFEVKNPAADQSSQADVLDMVVEQELVKKPKK from the coding sequence ATGAAAATTAAATATTTAATTCTTGCGTTATTACCTTTTTCTTTGATGGCGTGTCAAACAGTTTCAAACACTCAAGCTCCAATTGTATCTGAGCAACAACAAAATTTGGCTACTACTTTAAGTGAATATGCTTGGACTTATCAAAATGTAAAAGCATCTAAGCCACTTATTCTTAACTTTAATGCAGACGGTAAATTAGCAATTAACACTGGCTGTAATGGCCAAGGCGGTACTTGGAAAGTTGAAGGCAACCAACTTGTAACTTCTCCACTTGCATCAACAATGATGGCTTGCCAAGACGATTTAATGAAACAAGAACAATTGTCTAATAGCATCTTTAGTGAAGCGAAATTGCCAATCGAAATTAGTAATAACAATGGTCAGGTAATCTTAAGCGTGACAGATAAAGCAGGTCAAAAGCATATTTTCCAAGGCGAAAAAGCAACTAATACTCAAGCTTTAACTGATTATTCATGGTCATACCAACCTGAAAATACTAAAAAGCCGATTGTTCTTAACTTTACAAACGACCGTTTATCGATTGATACAGGTTGTAACCGCCAAGGCACCACTTGGAAAGTTGAAAACAATACGATTGTAACGACTGATGTCATGTCAACTATGATGGCTTGTGAACCTGCTTTAATGAAACAGGAACAATTCTCTAGCAGCCTCTTCCAAAAACGTGCGATTCCATTTGAACTCAATACAACAAATGTTGATCAACCAACATTGACAGTAGCTGATGCTCAAGGTCAGAAATATACGTTCACAGGTAAAATGACACCTGAAGCAAAATATCAATCTGAAGGTAAAACTGTTTTCCTTGAAGTAGCGCCAGAAACTAAATCTTGTACGGGTGTTGCACCACAAACTTGCTTGCAAGTTCGTGAAGTTAAATATGATGACAAAGGCGTAAAAACTTACGCTGACAAAAACTGGTCATTATATTATGGTCAAATCGAAGGTTTTGAACACAATCCAAACCAACGCGTAATCTTACGTGTAAAACGTTTTGAAGTGAAAAATCCAGCAGCAGATCAATCTAGCCAAGCAGATGTGTTAGATATGGTTGTAGAACAAGAACTCGTTAAAAAGCCTAAAAAATAA
- the lon gene encoding endopeptidase La, with amino-acid sequence MSELIMNEKTDLEPQVPSVLPLLALRDVVVYPHMQIALFVGREKSINAVDVARNSDNLVFVVAQKDSLTEEIDHDNLYQYGTVAKIVQVVNHENDENCIKVLIEGLHRSKLKKIIDEDSYLTAEHELSPMTINVDKATQETRLQELRNLFAQYAEAKLRNARELVAAANKIEDLLQLMFFVATRVPLNIEIKQKFLEYDEFEAHLQELMNYLMNQSAEQQIEQTLHDSVKRQMEKNQREYFLNEKMKVIQRELSDMNGGAEDDVAEIEKRLAEADLPEHVRKKAEAEFRKLKAMQPASSEAAVVRNYLEVILDTPWNKASKVSINLNKAQEILDADHYGLDDVKDRIVEYLAVQSRVKKLKGPILCLVGPPGVGKTSLGESVAKATGREFVRMALGGVRDEAEIRGHRRTYIGAMPGKIVQSLTKVGVKNPLFLLDEIDKMAQDYRGDPASALLEVLDPSQNSKFNDHYLDLDLDLSEVMFICTANSMNIPEALLDRMEVIRLPGYTEDEKVNIAERYLVPKAIKNNGLRPKELTIHEEAIRDIVQRYTREAGVRNLEREVSKIARKVVKEAVSKKSKNLQLDVTSANLPEYLGPHKFDFGMAEDEAQVGRVNGLAWTSVGGELLTIEVAAVKGKGKFITTGSLGDVMKESITTAMTVVRTRADELGIEASRFEETDVHVHLPEGATPKDGPSAGLALTTALVSAFTGIAIRPDIAMTGETSLGGRAMRIGGLKEKLLAAHRGGIKLVFIPQDNVRDLAEIPDNVKEGLEIKAVKSIDEILPLALTSMPKPLPKTPIVKPVEGSKAARH; translated from the coding sequence ATGTCTGAACTTATTATGAATGAAAAAACTGACTTAGAGCCTCAGGTTCCAAGTGTATTACCACTATTAGCCTTACGTGATGTGGTGGTTTATCCACACATGCAGATTGCGCTATTTGTGGGTCGTGAAAAATCGATCAATGCAGTTGATGTGGCTCGTAACAGTGACAATTTAGTATTTGTAGTTGCGCAAAAAGATTCGCTTACAGAAGAAATTGATCACGACAATTTATACCAGTACGGTACAGTCGCTAAGATTGTACAAGTAGTTAATCATGAAAATGATGAAAACTGCATTAAAGTACTTATTGAAGGCTTACATCGTTCTAAGTTGAAAAAAATTATCGATGAAGATAGTTATTTGACTGCCGAACATGAATTAAGTCCAATGACGATTAATGTAGATAAGGCAACGCAAGAAACTCGTTTACAAGAGTTACGTAACTTATTTGCTCAATATGCAGAAGCAAAATTACGTAATGCACGTGAACTGGTTGCTGCTGCCAACAAAATCGAAGACTTATTGCAATTGATGTTCTTCGTAGCAACTCGTGTGCCTCTAAATATTGAAATTAAGCAGAAATTTTTAGAGTACGATGAGTTTGAAGCTCATTTGCAAGAGTTGATGAACTACTTGATGAATCAATCTGCTGAACAGCAAATTGAGCAAACTTTACATGACAGCGTAAAACGCCAAATGGAAAAGAACCAACGTGAATACTTTCTAAATGAAAAAATGAAAGTCATTCAACGTGAACTTTCCGACATGAATGGCGGTGCTGAAGATGACGTTGCTGAAATAGAGAAACGTCTTGCTGAAGCTGATTTACCTGAACACGTACGTAAAAAAGCCGAAGCTGAGTTCCGTAAACTTAAAGCAATGCAGCCTGCATCTAGTGAAGCTGCTGTGGTACGTAACTATCTAGAAGTGATTCTAGATACGCCATGGAACAAAGCGAGCAAAGTCAGTATTAACCTGAACAAAGCGCAAGAGATTCTTGATGCCGATCATTATGGTCTTGATGACGTTAAAGATCGTATTGTTGAATACCTAGCTGTTCAATCACGTGTGAAAAAACTCAAAGGCCCTATCCTTTGCTTGGTTGGACCTCCAGGGGTTGGTAAAACTTCACTTGGTGAATCAGTAGCGAAAGCAACAGGTCGTGAATTTGTTCGCATGGCGCTTGGTGGCGTACGTGATGAAGCAGAAATTCGTGGACACCGTCGTACTTATATTGGTGCGATGCCAGGTAAAATCGTGCAGTCTTTAACAAAAGTTGGTGTGAAGAACCCATTATTCTTACTCGACGAAATTGACAAGATGGCACAAGACTACCGTGGTGATCCTGCTTCAGCTTTGCTTGAAGTGCTTGATCCATCACAAAACAGTAAGTTCAACGATCACTATTTAGATCTTGATCTTGACCTTTCTGAAGTGATGTTCATCTGTACTGCAAACAGCATGAATATTCCAGAAGCCTTGTTGGACCGTATGGAAGTTATTCGTCTACCGGGTTATACCGAAGATGAAAAAGTTAACATTGCTGAGCGTTACCTTGTTCCTAAAGCAATTAAGAACAATGGCCTACGTCCAAAAGAGTTAACTATTCATGAAGAAGCGATCCGTGACATTGTTCAACGTTATACACGTGAAGCTGGCGTACGTAATTTAGAACGTGAAGTTTCTAAAATTGCACGTAAAGTCGTAAAAGAAGCGGTAAGTAAAAAATCTAAAAACTTACAGCTTGACGTTACCTCTGCCAATCTTCCTGAATACCTAGGTCCACATAAATTTGACTTTGGTATGGCCGAAGATGAAGCACAAGTAGGCCGTGTAAATGGCTTGGCATGGACTTCTGTAGGTGGTGAATTGCTTACTATTGAAGTTGCAGCTGTTAAAGGTAAAGGTAAATTCATTACAACCGGTTCACTCGGTGATGTAATGAAAGAATCAATTACCACAGCAATGACAGTAGTACGCACACGTGCCGATGAACTTGGAATTGAAGCATCTCGCTTTGAAGAAACTGATGTACACGTTCACTTACCTGAAGGTGCAACTCCAAAAGATGGTCCATCTGCTGGTTTAGCGTTAACAACTGCACTTGTATCAGCATTTACTGGAATTGCGATTCGACCAGATATTGCAATGACAGGTGAAACAAGTCTAGGTGGTCGTGCGATGCGTATCGGTGGCTTGAAAGAGAAACTTCTTGCTGCACATCGTGGTGGAATCAAGCTCGTCTTTATTCCTCAAGATAACGTTCGTGATTTGGCAGAAATTCCAGACAATGTGAAAGAAGGATTAGAAATCAAAGCTGTGAAAAGCATTGATGAAATCTTACCTTTAGCATTAACTTCGATGCCAAAGCCTTTACCTAAAACACCGATTGTAAAACCGGTGGAAGGCTCAAAAGCAGCGCGTCACTAA